One Pleurocapsa sp. PCC 7327 DNA segment encodes these proteins:
- a CDS encoding cytochrome c, which translates to MDNQLAQPKVLAQRLIWVAVALALLVIGIALGIHFSRVSDPYVLKVLSLAGDRDRGHAIFQINCAGCHGLRADGNVGPSLHHVPKRKSKVRLIEQVISGKTPPMPKFQPSTQEMADLLSYLEQL; encoded by the coding sequence GTGGATAATCAGTTAGCGCAACCTAAAGTTTTGGCACAGCGATTGATTTGGGTAGCAGTAGCTTTGGCTTTGCTAGTTATCGGGATCGCTCTGGGAATACATTTCAGCAGGGTTTCCGATCCCTACGTGCTAAAAGTTTTATCCCTCGCTGGCGATCGAGATAGGGGTCACGCAATCTTTCAAATCAACTGTGCGGGATGTCATGGATTGCGAGCTGATGGTAATGTAGGACCGAGCTTGCACCACGTTCCCAAACGCAAATCTAAAGTTCGCTTGATCGAGCAAGTCATCAGCGGGAAAACCCCTCCTATGCCAAAATTTCAGCCAAGTACTCAGGAAATGGCAGATTTGCTGAGTTATTTAGAGCAACTCTAA
- the petG gene encoding cytochrome b6-f complex subunit V: MIEPLLLGIVLGLIFITLAGLFFAAYMQYKRGNQLGID; this comes from the coding sequence GTGATCGAACCCCTGCTTCTGGGAATCGTTTTAGGTCTAATTTTCATCACGTTGGCTGGTCTATTTTTTGCTGCCTATATGCAATACAAGCGCGGCAATCAGCTTGGGATCGATTAA
- a CDS encoding bifunctional alanine racemase/tRNA (adenosine(37)-N6)-threonylcarbamoyltransferase complex ATPase subunit type 1 TsaE has translation MTFQSATILLPDPQTTRHLGKILGESLPAGSVVLLRGDLGAGKTTLVQGLGEGLGIKDTVLSPTFALINEYTEGRLPLYHFDLYRLQPKEVEGLYLDVYWEGIEVVPGIVAIEWAERLPYHPPNYLDIELSFREDFQRQAKLRLVGELDFDLSRMFAKRSLSKQITINCQLNDE, from the coding sequence ATGACTTTTCAGTCAGCGACAATTCTTTTGCCCGATCCCCAAACAACTCGACATTTAGGCAAAATCTTAGGAGAGTCTTTGCCTGCTGGAAGTGTCGTTTTACTGAGAGGAGATTTAGGCGCTGGGAAAACAACTTTAGTTCAAGGACTCGGAGAAGGGTTAGGCATAAAAGACACCGTACTCAGTCCTACCTTTGCTCTCATTAACGAATATACCGAGGGGCGTTTGCCGCTGTATCATTTCGATTTATACCGCTTGCAGCCAAAAGAAGTTGAGGGACTCTATTTAGATGTCTATTGGGAAGGGATAGAGGTGGTGCCAGGAATTGTAGCGATCGAGTGGGCGGAACGTCTGCCCTACCATCCTCCCAACTATCTCGACATCGAACTAAGCTTTAGGGAAGATTTTCAGCGCCAAGCCAAGTTACGGTTGGTAGGAGAATTAGACTTTGACTTGTCGAGAATGTTTGCGAAGCGATCGCTTTCGAAGCAAATAACCATTAACTGCCAACTGAATGATGAATGA
- the yvcK gene encoding gluconeogenesis factor YvcK family protein, with amino-acid sequence MSIGLLKHALRKLKSDRGKLAAVGRRTPKQFNRWFKWLSPGLLVKRWLVISAIGVVLTALGLAIWIKLTPIYRLIEFVSAVLGTITNTVPSYVSGPLAFALGLFLIFWGQTRTVGSITEALQPDSDRELVDVLLAHRRLNRGPKIVAIGGGTGLSTLLRGLKQYSANITAIVTVADDGGSSGRLRREIGVLPPGDIRNCIAALADEEKLLTELFQYRFQAGDGLSGHSFGNLFLTAMTEIAGDLEKAIAASSQVLAVRGKVLPATLSDVSLWAELADGRLIQGESNITKAKGQIRQIGCHPTAPPALPAAIRAIEEADYIIIGPGSLYTSVIPNLLVPRIREAIANAKVPRIYVCNIMTQPGETEGYTVAEHIRAIDRVCGKRVFDAVLVQRKSPSPQSLLRYAQENCHPVFLDREEVSNLGCRVVLANVMDEDEETGYVRHDPHRLARVLLRWYSGR; translated from the coding sequence ATGTCAATCGGTCTATTAAAACACGCTTTGCGCAAACTTAAGTCAGATAGGGGAAAGTTGGCTGCTGTTGGCAGACGAACCCCCAAACAATTTAACCGATGGTTCAAGTGGCTATCGCCCGGATTATTGGTCAAGCGTTGGTTGGTTATCAGCGCTATTGGTGTTGTCCTCACCGCTCTAGGATTGGCGATTTGGATCAAGCTGACTCCCATTTATCGCTTGATTGAATTTGTCTCCGCAGTCTTAGGAACCATTACCAATACCGTTCCCAGCTATGTCTCCGGACCGCTCGCCTTCGCCTTGGGACTGTTTCTCATTTTCTGGGGACAAACTCGCACGGTTGGCTCGATTACGGAAGCGCTTCAGCCCGATAGCGATCGCGAACTGGTGGATGTCCTGCTCGCCCATCGCCGCTTGAATCGAGGACCCAAAATCGTTGCTATTGGCGGCGGAACGGGGCTTTCTACTTTGCTCAGGGGTCTGAAACAGTATAGCGCCAATATTACCGCAATCGTCACTGTTGCCGATGACGGCGGCTCTTCCGGACGACTGCGACGGGAAATCGGCGTGCTGCCGCCCGGAGATATTCGCAACTGCATTGCTGCCTTGGCAGATGAGGAAAAGCTGCTCACGGAATTGTTTCAATATCGCTTTCAGGCGGGCGACGGATTGAGCGGTCATAGTTTTGGCAATTTGTTTCTGACTGCTATGACTGAGATTGCAGGAGATCTAGAAAAAGCGATCGCTGCTAGTTCCCAAGTTTTGGCAGTGCGAGGCAAGGTGTTACCCGCTACTCTCAGCGACGTGAGTCTATGGGCTGAATTGGCTGATGGGCGCTTAATTCAAGGAGAGTCTAATATTACCAAAGCTAAAGGACAGATTCGTCAAATTGGCTGTCATCCAACCGCTCCTCCAGCCTTACCCGCAGCCATTCGGGCGATCGAGGAGGCGGATTATATTATTATCGGACCAGGTAGCCTATATACTAGCGTCATTCCCAATTTGTTAGTACCGAGAATTCGAGAGGCGATCGCTAATGCTAAAGTGCCTCGCATCTACGTCTGCAATATTATGACCCAACCCGGAGAAACCGAAGGATATACCGTTGCCGAGCATATTCGAGCGATCGATCGCGTCTGCGGCAAACGAGTCTTTGATGCCGTCCTCGTCCAGCGAAAATCCCCTTCTCCTCAATCTTTGCTACGCTACGCACAGGAAAATTGCCATCCCGTTTTCTTGGATCGAGAGGAGGTTTCTAATTTAGGATGCCGCGTCGTGTTGGCTAACGTTATGGATGAAGATGAAGAAACGGGTTATGTGCGTCACGATCCCCATCGATTAGCTAGAGTCTTGTTGCGGTGGTACAGCGGCAGATAA
- the ruvC gene encoding crossover junction endodeoxyribonuclease RuvC, whose translation MTNEKTVVKKTLTDSEAISQVFLTIGLMKKRILGLDPGIAIVGFGTIVCQSADNWAIAVRNRQIRPWQPSPEPVRLLEFGAIETPAATPDGERLATIYEDLRTLLKESRPDLVAIEKLFFYRMNNTIAVAQARGVLLLALAIEKIPYVEFTPAQVKQALTGHGNAKKSEVQAAVARELNLAVIPQPDDAADALAVALTAWFHSQF comes from the coding sequence ATGACTAACGAGAAAACCGTCGTCAAAAAGACTCTAACTGACTCTGAAGCAATCTCTCAAGTATTTTTAACAATCGGCTTGATGAAAAAACGAATTTTAGGACTCGATCCGGGAATAGCAATTGTTGGATTTGGCACAATTGTATGTCAGAGTGCAGACAATTGGGCGATTGCCGTTAGGAATCGACAGATTCGACCGTGGCAACCCTCCCCCGAACCCGTTCGATTACTGGAGTTCGGGGCGATCGAGACTCCTGCTGCCACCCCGGATGGAGAGCGTCTGGCAACCATCTATGAAGATTTACGCACGCTCCTCAAAGAAAGTCGTCCCGATTTAGTCGCGATCGAAAAACTATTTTTTTACCGCATGAACAATACGATCGCCGTTGCTCAGGCACGAGGCGTATTGTTGCTAGCCCTGGCCATAGAAAAGATTCCCTATGTAGAATTTACTCCCGCTCAAGTCAAACAAGCTCTCACCGGGCATGGTAATGCCAAAAAGTCCGAAGTTCAGGCTGCTGTGGCGCGAGAGTTGAATTTAGCCGTCATTCCTCAACCCGACGATGCTGCCGATGCTTTGGCTGTCGCTTTAACTGCTTGGTTTCATTCCCAGTTTTGA
- a CDS encoding IMS domain-containing protein: MRIPLDYYRILGIPVRVTDELLNQAYRDRNLQLPTRWEYSGIAIAARKQLLEMAYQVLCDSQKRAEYEENFLEKEKTNSEKAEEKAPAQQNNESSVNETDESQKSVPERPAFSIEIAPEQFVGALLILQDLGEYEQVLNLGYPFLNNPQQVSPDPEDPKTLQAVKSDIILTLALAYWELGREHWQRGEYETAAELGSKGLELLEKEHLFPSVWAEIRTELYKLRPYRILELLALEEERKAERNKGLKLLKDMLQERGGIDGKGDDRSGLGIDDCLRFIQQIRIYLTAQEQQDLFEAEAQRPSTVGKYLAIYALIGRGFAEKKPALIVRAKDLLCELSERQDVYLEQAMCALLLGQTEEASRALEGSKEEEPLAFIRDRSQGEPDLLRGLCVYGERWLQTEVFSHFRDLANQTASIKQYFADKEVQEYLEQLPTSSGEQEQPSPVNPQHAIGETMAKNQAGRQQNFQERRTRTSRSALSRSRYYGETKTLAATSGGRTTAVLAANPRTYERGTVNFSGYAEEPPELSREQLVVTGYRQPTLEPPSHRRRRSSPPKKRDPERQRPSFRSPRRRNRSRSSSRRQRLLLGAAAVVFGVGAFGLVNKWFEASSSPLNALKGEQLSIALNRPPIAIPPADAQVVIPPEVLTQQGAEQVIQTWLTVKSQAMGSQHQVEKLDEILTGTLLSQWRDRVAKLKGSNNYWHYQHQMQVRSLKTDTQNPDRATVEASVREIANYYQNGQLNRGQSDDYSIRVRYELVRQQGRWLIQSSQVLR; this comes from the coding sequence GTGCGAATTCCGCTCGACTACTACAGAATTTTGGGAATACCGGTTCGGGTAACGGACGAGCTATTGAATCAAGCTTACCGCGACCGTAACTTGCAGTTGCCGACAAGATGGGAATATAGCGGCATCGCGATCGCTGCTCGCAAACAATTGCTAGAGATGGCATATCAAGTTCTCTGCGATTCCCAAAAACGAGCTGAATACGAGGAAAATTTTCTAGAGAAAGAGAAAACCAACTCAGAAAAAGCGGAAGAAAAAGCACCAGCGCAACAAAATAACGAGTCATCTGTAAATGAGACGGACGAATCGCAAAAAAGTGTCCCCGAACGCCCCGCCTTCTCGATTGAAATTGCCCCAGAGCAATTTGTTGGAGCGCTACTAATCCTTCAAGACCTGGGAGAATACGAGCAAGTTCTCAATTTGGGCTATCCTTTTCTCAACAACCCCCAACAAGTCAGTCCCGACCCGGAAGACCCAAAGACACTACAGGCAGTTAAGAGCGATATCATCCTAACCTTAGCTTTAGCCTACTGGGAGTTGGGTAGAGAGCATTGGCAGCGAGGAGAATACGAAACAGCAGCGGAATTGGGAAGCAAAGGGCTTGAACTGCTAGAGAAAGAACACCTTTTCCCAAGCGTATGGGCAGAAATTCGCACGGAGCTGTATAAGTTAAGACCCTATCGGATTTTAGAGTTACTAGCCCTTGAAGAAGAGAGAAAAGCAGAGAGAAACAAAGGGTTGAAGCTACTCAAAGACATGCTGCAAGAGCGCGGCGGGATTGACGGCAAAGGCGACGATCGCTCTGGGTTAGGAATCGATGACTGTCTGCGCTTTATCCAGCAAATCAGAATTTATTTAACCGCCCAAGAACAGCAAGACTTGTTTGAAGCGGAAGCTCAACGCCCTTCAACCGTCGGCAAATATCTCGCTATTTATGCCTTAATCGGGAGAGGATTTGCCGAAAAAAAACCCGCTCTAATCGTTCGGGCTAAAGACCTTCTCTGTGAGTTAAGCGAGCGGCAAGACGTTTATCTAGAGCAAGCCATGTGCGCCCTGCTGCTAGGTCAAACAGAAGAGGCGAGTCGAGCGCTAGAAGGCAGCAAGGAAGAAGAACCGCTAGCCTTCATTCGCGATCGCTCCCAAGGAGAACCCGATCTATTGCGAGGTTTATGCGTCTATGGAGAACGTTGGCTGCAAACCGAAGTCTTTTCCCATTTTCGAGACCTAGCAAATCAGACAGCCTCTATCAAGCAATACTTTGCCGATAAAGAGGTACAAGAATACCTAGAGCAGTTACCAACTAGCTCTGGCGAACAAGAGCAGCCCTCACCAGTCAATCCTCAACACGCAATAGGAGAAACAATGGCGAAAAATCAAGCTGGAAGACAACAGAACTTCCAGGAAAGAAGAACGAGAACCTCCAGATCGGCGCTCAGCCGCTCTCGATATTATGGAGAAACGAAGACGCTCGCTGCAACCTCTGGCGGGCGAACGACTGCCGTGTTAGCAGCCAACCCCCGTACCTATGAAAGAGGTACGGTAAATTTCAGCGGCTATGCAGAAGAGCCGCCAGAACTCTCTAGAGAGCAATTGGTCGTGACGGGTTATCGCCAGCCAACCCTAGAGCCACCTTCTCACCGCAGAAGACGATCGAGTCCTCCAAAAAAACGCGATCCAGAACGACAACGCCCGTCCTTTCGTTCTCCGCGACGTAGAAATCGCTCTCGGTCGTCTTCTCGGAGGCAGCGCTTGCTGTTGGGAGCGGCGGCGGTTGTATTCGGGGTAGGAGCTTTTGGCTTGGTGAATAAGTGGTTTGAAGCGAGCAGTTCTCCTCTAAATGCTCTCAAAGGAGAACAATTATCGATCGCGCTCAATCGACCTCCAATCGCGATTCCGCCAGCAGACGCACAGGTGGTTATCCCCCCAGAAGTTCTAACCCAGCAGGGAGCCGAGCAAGTTATCCAAACTTGGTTAACGGTTAAATCTCAAGCAATGGGGAGCCAGCACCAGGTAGAGAAATTGGACGAGATTTTAACGGGAACTTTGCTATCTCAGTGGCGCGATCGCGTGGCAAAACTAAAAGGAAGTAACAATTACTGGCACTATCAACACCAGATGCAAGTCCGCTCCCTCAAAACCGACACGCAAAACCCCGATCGCGCTACGGTAGAGGCATCGGTTAGAGAAATTGCCAACTACTATCAAAACGGACAGTTGAATCGCGGACAATCCGACGATTACAGCATACGGGTTCGTTATGAATTGGTTCGCCAACAAGGTCGCTGGCTGATTCAAAGTAGCCAAGTTCTTAGATAG
- the pdhA gene encoding pyruvate dehydrogenase (acetyl-transferring) E1 component subunit alpha, with product MVSERILPEFNTASVRITKEEGLLLYEDMILGRFFEDKCAEMYYRGKMFGFVHLYNGQEAISTGIIRALRRDRDYVCSTYRDHVHALSCGVPAREVMAELFGKETGCSKGRGGSMHLFSAQHRLLGGYAFVAEGIPVATGAAFQSKYRREVMGDESADLVTVCFFGDGASNNGQFFECLNMAALWKLPIIYVVENNKWAIGMAHDRATSQPEIYKKASVFQMPGVEVDGMDVLAVRSVAQEAIARARAGEGPTLIEALTYRFRGHSLADPDELRSQDEKQFWGARDPIKKFAAYLFEHNLAEHEELKEIERRVQAIIDDAVQFAQESPEPDPSELYRYVFAEDE from the coding sequence ATGGTTTCCGAACGCATTCTACCCGAATTTAATACGGCTTCAGTCCGGATTACTAAAGAAGAAGGATTGCTTCTTTATGAGGACATGATTCTCGGACGCTTTTTTGAAGACAAATGTGCTGAGATGTACTATCGGGGCAAAATGTTTGGTTTTGTCCACCTCTACAACGGACAGGAAGCCATCTCGACCGGAATTATCAGAGCTTTGCGCCGCGATCGAGATTATGTTTGCAGTACCTACCGCGATCACGTCCACGCGCTTAGTTGCGGAGTTCCGGCCAGAGAGGTCATGGCTGAGTTGTTTGGCAAAGAAACTGGCTGTAGCAAAGGTCGCGGCGGCTCGATGCACCTGTTCTCTGCCCAACACCGACTCTTAGGCGGCTATGCGTTTGTCGCCGAAGGCATTCCCGTGGCGACGGGCGCTGCCTTTCAATCGAAGTATAGACGAGAAGTGATGGGAGATGAGAGTGCCGATCTCGTCACTGTCTGTTTCTTTGGCGATGGGGCAAGCAATAACGGTCAGTTTTTTGAATGTTTGAATATGGCTGCCCTTTGGAAACTCCCGATTATCTACGTTGTCGAGAATAATAAATGGGCAATTGGGATGGCGCACGATCGCGCCACCTCTCAACCGGAAATTTATAAGAAAGCTAGCGTCTTCCAAATGCCGGGAGTAGAAGTCGATGGAATGGACGTTTTGGCAGTTCGCAGCGTCGCTCAAGAAGCCATTGCCCGCGCCCGCGCCGGCGAAGGACCCACTCTAATCGAGGCGTTGACCTATCGCTTTCGAGGTCACTCCCTTGCCGATCCCGACGAATTGCGATCGCAGGACGAAAAACAATTTTGGGGAGCACGCGATCCGATTAAAAAATTTGCCGCCTATCTGTTCGAGCACAACTTAGCCGAGCATGAAGAACTCAAGGAGATCGAGCGTCGCGTTCAAGCAATCATAGACGATGCCGTTCAATTCGCACAAGAAAGCCCAGAACCCGATCCCAGCGAACTTTACCGCTATGTCTTCGCTGAGGACGAATAG
- the secA gene encoding preprotein translocase subunit SecA — MLLKSLLGDPNARKIKKLQPLVTDINLLEEDIKKLSDEELKQKTAEFKQKLEKARSDRELEDILDEILPEAFAVVREAAVRVLGMRHFDVQLLGGIVLHQGQIAEMKTGEGKTLVATLPAYLNGLTGKGVHIVTVNDYLARRDAEWMGQVHRFLGLSVGLIQAGMNPEEKKRNYACDITYTTNSELGFDYLRDNMAPSMSEVVQRPFNYCIIDEVDSILIDEARTPLIISGQIERPTEKYLKAAEIAQQLVKQVDESQPGDYEVDEKARNILMTDEGFEKAEQLLGVQDLYDQNNPWAHYIFNAIKAKELFIKDVNYIVRNGEVVIVDEFTGRVLPGRRWSDGLHQAIEAKERVEIQPETQTLATITYQNFFLLYPKLSGMTGTAKTEETELEKVYNLQVTVIPTNRPSRRYDMPDVVYKNERGKWIAVAEECEEMHKIGRPVLVGTTSVEKSELLSRLLQEKKIPHNLLNARPENVERESEIVAQAGRKGAVTIATNMAGRGTDIILGGNADYMARLKIREYLMPKIVRPEDDDALGVSVPGVGGRNRPQGFAPGKKVKTWKASPQIFPTELSKDTQKLLKDVVKFAVDQYGEQSLTELEAEEKVAIAAENAPVDDPVIQKLREAYKLIRREYEEYTSREHDEVVELGGLHVIGTERHESRRIDNQLRGRAARQGDPGSTRFFLSLEDNLLRIFGGDRVAGLMTALRVEEDMPIESKMLTGSLEGAQKKVETYYYDIRKQVFEYDEVMNNQRRAIYAERRRVLEGLDLKEQVLQYAEKTMDEIVDAYVNPELPPEEWDLEGLVNKAKEFVYLLEDVEVSDIADMSVSEIKNFLHEEVRKAYDIKEDQVDKVRPGLMREAERFFILQQIDTLWREHLQAMDALRESIGLRGYGQKDPLIEYKQEGYEMFLEMMIDIRRNVVYSLFQFQPQGQPQTV, encoded by the coding sequence ATGCTATTAAAAAGTTTATTAGGCGACCCCAACGCACGTAAGATCAAAAAACTTCAGCCGCTGGTTACTGACATTAACCTTCTCGAAGAAGACATTAAAAAGCTTTCTGACGAAGAACTCAAGCAGAAAACGGCAGAGTTTAAGCAAAAACTAGAAAAAGCCAGAAGCGATCGCGAACTAGAAGACATCTTAGACGAGATCCTCCCCGAAGCCTTTGCCGTAGTTCGAGAAGCTGCCGTTCGCGTTTTGGGAATGCGTCACTTCGACGTGCAATTACTTGGGGGTATCGTCCTGCATCAAGGGCAAATTGCCGAGATGAAAACCGGGGAAGGGAAAACCCTAGTAGCAACCCTTCCTGCCTATCTCAACGGCTTGACGGGGAAGGGCGTACACATCGTTACGGTTAACGACTACCTCGCTCGCCGCGATGCTGAATGGATGGGACAAGTCCATCGTTTTCTGGGGCTGAGCGTAGGCTTGATCCAAGCGGGAATGAATCCAGAAGAGAAAAAGAGAAACTACGCCTGCGATATTACCTACACCACCAACAGCGAACTAGGCTTTGACTACCTGCGAGACAATATGGCGCCGTCAATGTCAGAAGTGGTGCAGCGTCCCTTCAACTACTGCATCATCGACGAAGTAGACTCGATTCTCATCGACGAAGCCCGAACGCCATTGATTATCTCCGGACAGATAGAACGCCCGACGGAAAAATATCTCAAGGCGGCAGAAATCGCCCAACAACTGGTCAAACAAGTCGATGAAAGTCAACCGGGCGATTACGAAGTCGATGAAAAAGCCCGCAATATTCTCATGACTGATGAGGGTTTTGAAAAAGCCGAGCAACTATTGGGAGTTCAAGACTTATACGATCAAAATAACCCCTGGGCGCATTACATTTTCAACGCCATTAAGGCCAAAGAACTCTTTATCAAAGACGTAAACTATATCGTCCGCAATGGAGAAGTAGTCATTGTGGATGAATTCACCGGACGGGTATTGCCAGGGCGACGTTGGAGCGACGGCTTGCACCAGGCGATCGAAGCTAAAGAAAGGGTAGAGATTCAACCGGAAACTCAAACCCTGGCAACCATTACCTATCAGAACTTCTTCCTGCTCTATCCCAAACTGTCGGGGATGACAGGTACTGCCAAGACCGAAGAAACCGAATTGGAAAAGGTCTATAATCTACAGGTGACGGTTATTCCGACTAACCGACCTTCTAGACGCTACGATATGCCAGATGTGGTCTACAAAAACGAGCGGGGCAAGTGGATAGCCGTAGCAGAAGAATGTGAAGAAATGCACAAAATAGGTCGTCCGGTGTTGGTGGGAACGACCAGCGTCGAAAAATCAGAATTGCTCTCTCGCTTACTCCAAGAAAAGAAAATTCCTCACAACCTGCTCAATGCTCGCCCTGAAAACGTGGAACGGGAATCGGAAATTGTAGCACAAGCTGGACGCAAAGGCGCTGTCACCATCGCTACCAACATGGCAGGTCGAGGTACCGATATTATCTTGGGCGGTAACGCAGACTACATGGCGCGATTGAAGATCCGAGAATATTTAATGCCCAAGATTGTCCGACCGGAAGACGACGATGCCCTGGGGGTTAGCGTTCCCGGAGTCGGCGGGCGCAACCGCCCTCAAGGCTTTGCTCCCGGCAAGAAAGTCAAAACTTGGAAGGCATCGCCTCAAATTTTTCCCACCGAGCTATCTAAAGATACCCAAAAGCTGCTCAAAGATGTGGTGAAGTTTGCAGTAGACCAATACGGAGAGCAGAGTTTAACGGAACTGGAAGCTGAAGAAAAAGTAGCGATCGCGGCAGAAAACGCTCCCGTCGACGATCCCGTCATTCAAAAACTGCGGGAAGCGTACAAACTCATTCGCCGAGAATACGAAGAGTATACCAGTAGAGAACATGACGAAGTCGTAGAACTGGGAGGACTGCACGTAATCGGAACCGAACGCCACGAATCTCGCCGCATCGACAACCAATTAAGAGGTCGGGCGGCGCGACAAGGCGACCCCGGTTCGACGCGGTTCTTCCTGAGTTTGGAAGACAACTTGCTGAGGATCTTTGGCGGCGATCGCGTTGCCGGTTTGATGACCGCCTTGCGAGTCGAAGAAGACATGCCCATCGAATCCAAGATGCTCACCGGATCGCTGGAAGGGGCGCAGAAAAAAGTAGAAACCTACTACTACGACATCCGCAAACAGGTATTCGAGTACGACGAGGTAATGAACAATCAGCGTCGGGCAATTTACGCCGAACGTCGTCGAGTGTTGGAAGGACTGGATCTCAAAGAACAGGTTCTCCAGTACGCCGAGAAGACGATGGACGAGATCGTCGATGCTTACGTCAATCCCGAACTTCCTCCCGAAGAATGGGACTTAGAAGGTCTGGTAAATAAAGCCAAGGAGTTTGTCTATCTTTTGGAAGATGTCGAGGTTTCCGATATTGCTGACATGAGCGTCAGCGAGATCAAAAACTTCCTGCACGAAGAAGTTCGCAAAGCCTACGATATCAAGGAAGACCAAGTAGATAAAGTTCGTCCGGGACTGATGCGCGAAGCGGAGCGTTTCTTTATCTTGCAGCAAATCGATACCCTCTGGCGCGAACATTTACAAGCAATGGACGCCTTGCGCGAGTCGATCGGATTGCGTGGGTACGGACAAAAAGACCCCCTAATCGAGTACAAACAGGAAGGCTATGAGATGTTCCTAGAGATGATGATCGATATTCGCCGGAACGTCGTCTATTCTCTGTTCCAATTCCAGCCGCAAGGTCAGCCGCAAACGGTATAA
- a CDS encoding DUF3365 domain-containing protein: MLRLFKLGTKLNIGTKLNLGTKLNLLLVFIFFLVVSVSGLLLSIILNRNAEQIVTDKAFLLIETMSSVRHYTSTQVNPELAPRLETEAEFLPQTVPAYSAREVFERLRTRKEYQDFFYKEATLNPTNLRDKADEFETQIVETFRTQPTLKEKTGFRSLPGGDIFYIARPLAVSQESCLRCHSAPELAPPSQITTYGDKNGYGWKLNEIVGAQMISVPASIVFQAARRLQFSVIGILSAFLLLTIVLINLFLKKTVTDPLKKMSQVAQRVSTGDLSGEFKHPADDEIGILAASLNRMKVSLEIAMNMLNSESQQ; encoded by the coding sequence ATGCTAAGACTTTTTAAGCTCGGTACAAAACTTAATATAGGAACTAAACTCAATCTGGGGACAAAACTCAATTTGCTTTTGGTATTTATCTTTTTTCTCGTCGTTTCTGTCAGTGGATTATTGTTATCGATAATTTTGAATCGAAATGCAGAACAAATTGTTACTGACAAAGCTTTTTTATTAATAGAAACGATGAGTTCAGTCAGGCACTACACCAGTACTCAGGTAAATCCAGAATTAGCTCCTAGACTAGAAACCGAAGCCGAATTTTTGCCTCAAACCGTTCCTGCTTATTCGGCTCGCGAAGTTTTTGAACGCCTAAGAACTCGTAAAGAATATCAAGATTTTTTCTATAAAGAGGCGACGTTAAATCCTACAAATTTAAGAGATAAAGCCGACGAATTTGAAACTCAAATTGTGGAAACTTTTCGCACTCAACCCACTTTAAAAGAAAAGACTGGTTTTCGTTCCCTTCCCGGTGGCGATATCTTTTATATCGCTCGTCCTCTCGCTGTTTCTCAGGAGAGTTGTTTGCGGTGTCACAGTGCGCCAGAACTAGCTCCTCCAAGTCAAATTACTACCTACGGCGATAAGAATGGTTATGGCTGGAAATTAAACGAAATTGTAGGAGCGCAAATGATTTCAGTTCCTGCTAGTATAGTCTTTCAGGCAGCGCGACGGTTACAGTTTTCAGTCATCGGCATTCTTAGTGCATTCCTGCTACTAACGATTGTCCTAATTAACCTCTTCCTGAAAAAGACAGTGACCGATCCTCTCAAAAAAATGTCTCAAGTGGCTCAAAGAGTCAGTACCGGCGATTTATCTGGAGAGTTTAAACATCCAGCCGACGATGAAATTGGCATTCTTGCAGCTTCTCTCAACCGCATGAAAGTCAGTCTAGAAATTGCGATGAATATGCTCAATTCAGAGTCACAGCAGTAA